The sequence GTAATGAGTAACTCCATTACTAGGGCCACGTACCTATCATCCTGCCTGAGGGTACGCCCGCTATCCCTATCAGTGAATTTAATGACGACATTATACTCAAGCAGTTCATCGAGGCTCACCAGTTGACTCGGTAGTAAGCCCCTTACAATGCGCCAGTACCTCGCGTACTGGCTATTATTGACTAGCCACTCTAGCGCCCACGCCAAGCCCTGGTATGGCATGCTGTAGAGCCTGTAGATAGCCTCATCCTCAACACCAAACGCGTGCCTGAATGCCTCCGCAACATCACTAGCCTTGACCACTGGCTCCTCGTGATTGGGGGCTAGAAAGTCAATGTAGGCATCACCAGCGTAGAGGCAGTGGAAGCCGAGTTTGGCTAGGACTTGGCAGTACTCGTCCTCGGGGTCCAGGATTAGGAACCTAATGCCCGAGTTATTACTAACGAGCCTGTGAATGAGGCTCATTGTAGTCTTAGTCTTACCCATCCCAGTGGGGCCAACAATTAGGCCGTGACTCGAGGGTAGGGCATCGAAGTCCAGGTGGACTGGATTATTATACCTATCAATCCCAACCTCGATGACTGCACGCCCAAGCCCACTGGTGACCTGGGCACCATGCAAAATGGGCATGACTGTGATGTCCCTGGTGAGGGCTGGGAGTCTCGGTGGCCAGAGCCAGTTAATGGGCCTCCCAATCCTCGTGTTCGGGATTGGGTTATAATCCGCATCAAGCCAGATGCTGATCCTATACGTACGCTCGCCATTATTTAGCCTTTGGATTGTATTCCAAAGCCTCTCACTCCTGACCTCGTACCTACCCCTCACTCGCGTCACAGCCTTTTCACGAAATGATGCGTAAGCCCTCTCCAGGGCACCCCTAAGCACTGGGTCCTCCCTAACCACAATACCCCAAGCCGGGAGCTGGGCAATACTCATCGCGTAAGTATAGGCATCATTATTAGTATACATTGAATAGAGTAAGTCCGTACCCGCGAGGCTAGCCCTGAACCTAATGGGGCTCCTAACAATCGAGAGCCCCTTAACACCCCTCACGAAGCCGATTGCGAAGCCCGCTAGGGCTACTACACCATAGTACCAATTGTGGGCTAGTGGCGCCCCGGTGAGTAGGAGTAGTGGAATGCCGAGGAATAGCCAGTACATGGGCACTGGCTCTATCACGCCGATTAACTGCTCCATAACATTCTGGGGTAGCTCCTCAAGCCTGAAGTACTGCATTAGTAGGGGCTTGACCCCCTCGAACTCGCCCCTATCCATGTACCCAACCCTCAATACCTTGAGGGTTTGACCACCAAGCCTAAGCTTGAAGAAGCCCAGCTCGAGGCTAGCCAGGCTAAGCCTATTGAGGAGCTCGGCGAGTACGTCAATGACCCTAACCCCACTCGTGGAAATATCCTCAAGAGGCTCGAATTTATAGAACTCGAGCCACACTCCATCAGCCCTCTTTATAGCCCTCCTAAAGGCGCCGGCAACCTCGATTTTGGGGGCCAGGGAGTCCCCGTAGACGAGGCTCAGTAGCCACTGGGCCCAGTCTGGGATTAGGGCTAGGCTAATGCCCAGTAGTGGGGCTAGGGGCTTGTAGGCAATCGCCGAGACTAGTAGGGTAATTACTAGTACCCTCCTCGCTAGTCCAACGTCAACCATTACCCGCCATTACCTGCCTCTGGTAATTAGACATGCAGTCCCAGAGCTCTGGGTAGTCACTCAAGTCCCTAATCCTATCAACCCACTTACCAGCAACCCTCGCCTTGTAGTAAATATAACGCCTCTTAATGGAATCCTCGAGGTTAGCCCTCGAGAGGCACTCGAACCAGTCGACACCACGCCTTTTCAAGGCGTTAAGACTCCTCACGTCAACGTCCACGAAGTCCCTGAGTACAGGCTCCTCATCAGCCCTCGAGACCCTAGCCAGCCTAGCCAACTCGGGGTCAGTGACGTAGACCTCAACCAACGCCTTCCTCGGGGTTGAGGACCTCCTAAAGTCGACAATCACCTTGAACACATCCATCATCCTCTCTGGGATAGCCCTGGCATTCTGGGTGATGGCAATAAAGAGAAAACCATAATTACGGGCAATACGAACAGCCTCCTCCAGTGGGCTAATACCCTCTACACCAGCGAAGTACTGCGCCTCGTCGACAACCACGAAACGCCAGTCGCCAGCCTCAACCTCGCGCCTGGCCATTATGGTCAAGAGTGTAGTCACGTAGAGGAGCACCTGCTTCAGACTAAAGCCCCTGAGTCTAATGCCCAATTGGGCATTCAGTTTGCCATCGAGCCAATCCCCTAGTACTGGGTGGGTCCTCCTCGCGAAGAGTATATTATTC is a genomic window of Vulcanisaeta souniana JCM 11219 containing:
- a CDS encoding helicase HerA domain-containing protein, whose translation is MVDVGLARRVLVITLLVSAIAYKPLAPLLGISLALIPDWAQWLLSLVYGDSLAPKIEVAGAFRRAIKRADGVWLEFYKFEPLEDISTSGVRVIDVLAELLNRLSLASLELGFFKLRLGGQTLKVLRVGYMDRGEFEGVKPLLMQYFRLEELPQNVMEQLIGVIEPVPMYWLFLGIPLLLLTGAPLAHNWYYGVVALAGFAIGFVRGVKGLSIVRSPIRFRASLAGTDLLYSMYTNNDAYTYAMSIAQLPAWGIVVREDPVLRGALERAYASFREKAVTRVRGRYEVRSERLWNTIQRLNNGERTYRISIWLDADYNPIPNTRIGRPINWLWPPRLPALTRDITVMPILHGAQVTSGLGRAVIEVGIDRYNNPVHLDFDALPSSHGLIVGPTGMGKTKTTMSLIHRLVSNNSGIRFLILDPEDEYCQVLAKLGFHCLYAGDAYIDFLAPNHEEPVVKASDVAEAFRHAFGVEDEAIYRLYSMPYQGLAWALEWLVNNSQYARYWRIVRGLLPSQLVSLDELLEYNVVIKFTDRDSGRTLRQDDRYVALVMELLITEAFRAFLARKSPSELVTNVLIADEAYLVLGSRAIWQLIRAGRKRGLALWFATQSVRDAPPSMIQNIGWGLVLAGPDAYVEEVKPYFGLSASDYEWLRKSLTPRVLGGYSMGVLYVPPTPRHVYVRLEDLVLA